A genomic segment from Streptomyces sp. NBC_00654 encodes:
- a CDS encoding DUF6716 putative glycosyltransferase: MPPRTSNTADPAETAAADTAALRVAVLADSDTRWKWGALTARRLTAAAGTPARPVQLSGLLLRGRATPTPRQLAEVGEVGIDAGRVREVTAVEFLHTVREEAYDLVVLSLVGGGVQAMLHGLAALALPRRPVIVTGYVGVVYEKLADGLLLRHGADVVLANSRHDAERFRAVYEGVGADASAVTEAALPFLGGEPHRPQEGRDTVVFAAQPSVPASRADRTYLLRRLVEHARLHPRREVLLKLRSKPGEHTTHIEELPYQRLAERLPGGLPPNLRLVYGHMGEVLDRTDLLVTVSSTAALESLHRRIPTAVLTDLGVRETLGNHHFVGSGLLTSWDRLDGGFRPRPDEEWLAGQGVAADGTYEGAYDRARARVGALLERGDRLPALSPYYTPATAPGYLPGILARHHLAPDGHPLPGAAAPQETGRVRGAVRETVRNAARGAYRQGVQRVAPVIRRMGEL, translated from the coding sequence GTGCCCCCACGTACCAGTAATACGGCTGATCCGGCCGAAACCGCCGCCGCGGACACCGCGGCGCTGCGGGTGGCCGTCCTCGCCGACTCCGACACCCGGTGGAAATGGGGCGCGCTCACCGCGCGCCGTCTGACCGCCGCGGCCGGCACTCCCGCACGCCCCGTACAGCTGAGCGGACTGCTGCTGCGCGGCCGGGCCACCCCCACACCCCGGCAGCTCGCCGAGGTCGGCGAGGTCGGCATCGACGCCGGCCGGGTGCGCGAGGTGACCGCCGTCGAGTTCCTGCACACGGTGCGCGAGGAGGCGTACGACCTCGTCGTGCTCTCCCTCGTCGGCGGCGGGGTCCAGGCCATGCTGCACGGCCTCGCCGCCCTCGCTCTGCCCCGCAGACCCGTGATCGTCACCGGCTATGTGGGCGTCGTCTACGAGAAGCTGGCCGACGGGCTCCTGCTGCGGCACGGCGCCGATGTCGTCCTCGCCAACTCCCGCCACGACGCGGAGCGGTTCCGCGCGGTGTACGAGGGAGTGGGCGCCGATGCCTCGGCCGTCACGGAGGCGGCGCTGCCCTTCCTCGGCGGCGAGCCGCACCGGCCCCAGGAGGGCCGCGACACCGTCGTGTTCGCCGCCCAGCCCTCCGTACCGGCCTCCCGTGCCGACCGCACGTACCTGCTGCGCAGGCTCGTCGAGCACGCCCGGCTGCACCCGCGCCGCGAGGTGCTGCTGAAGCTGCGCTCCAAGCCGGGCGAGCACACCACGCACATCGAGGAGCTGCCCTACCAGCGCCTCGCGGAGAGGCTGCCCGGCGGCCTGCCGCCCAACCTCCGCCTGGTGTACGGGCACATGGGCGAGGTCCTGGACCGCACCGACCTGCTGGTCACGGTCTCCTCGACGGCCGCGCTGGAGTCCCTGCACCGGCGCATCCCGACCGCCGTCCTCACCGACCTCGGTGTCCGCGAGACCCTCGGCAACCACCACTTCGTCGGCTCCGGGCTGCTCACCTCCTGGGACCGTCTCGACGGCGGCTTCCGCCCGCGGCCCGACGAGGAGTGGCTGGCCGGCCAGGGAGTCGCCGCCGACGGCACGTACGAGGGTGCCTACGACCGGGCCCGCGCCAGGGTCGGCGCGCTGCTGGAACGCGGCGACCGGCTCCCGGCCCTGTCCCCCTACTACACGCCCGCCACCGCCCCCGGCTATCTGCCCGGCATCCTCGCCCGCCACCACCTGGCCCCCGACGGTCACCCGCTGCCCGGCGCGGCGGCCCCCCAGGAGACCGGCCGGGTACGGGGCGCGGTGCGCGAGACCGTACGCAACGCGGCACGCGGCGCCTACCGCCAGGGCGTCCAGCGGGTGGCCCCCGTGATCCGCCGGATGGGCGAGCTGTGA